The Antennarius striatus isolate MH-2024 chromosome 11, ASM4005453v1, whole genome shotgun sequence genome window below encodes:
- the ninl gene encoding ninein-like protein isoform X2 — MAAGDHVTLDQLDVAESGVSSAGFQLVLHGSAPICCSTPMPRGLHRSQAAPDEHSARRTAPAVLTATVGQRILSRLDDGSGCSSPEGVVALWAEEGIKNSRDILQTLDFSLDERLSLADLTLALDNELLVSGNGIHQAALISYKNEIQHLQVLAEQACRERDKVKADLELADHRNLQLVREVDDRHASMETSNQSRIRDLEQDFRDRLVAQRGQLEQESDAQLQQTERERRTLEAELQLIRAREGELQDELCSVTQENSRLEEELAAVKMKLSEEEASVSKLQSDLDQLLHDRFGSLDPAAAGLSHEERFSEIIKEYEQQCRELRDRNDELSSELELLKSHRSSRKSRRSTGDPAPSWSVGAESDSDESDMKRNLSPLVRKKLQPPDKTALCSLDSVSGPAVSIQTELALEQLEQKHNQELQQLRIQLDTQVNYYERSLERMRQSMEVERKDISQAFKLEISELEEQKAQVERQVKQLKETLENLQVSPGGGGRSHEEERRMQRERAELEQNFAREIGNLVQRLSAEKDQLEAELKLKMDQEVMLVREEAQAQLSHMKQQHAEGQRRLLHQLHQERQRLQDQRGFWEKRLAQSEQERAEEERSRISRMEDQHQEEVKKVLQTSQQQISQSEASLAALTEHSARLEDDLDASRGRCSELEARLEEACCQLEESIYFLEAHQRSNAAEEELQEARTREEELLGQVTQLKVELGDLQVAADGVLQDREVVADNCSRLSNAFIQQQGRLLAEEQTVATLRSQLGGLQDATATAEERLSTATAELDTLRADRDRLIQDLKDQAMAVDTLQLELDAVSEELDRRRSAADALQGALEEELDRTSRLRTRLDEEEEEGRRLGQENRSYARLADQLSNQIVEMEGEAAALREHLRDVSLQLNSTADLVPELRRQLNAETGDAQRLTAQLEAKERELEAANRTPLRLTSAAEENFEQEKRRMAQQLMELEALVLHLEGVTDLDGPPRMQLEEVQSENGALQERLGVLQQEVQNLEDDVAKKRRKLEEMEREHGRSRQEEERLHGENAHYREEVLGLSGRNLQLSNDNAELSARLRGDQESVRMLTERLASVTKEQQEEGSEVQRMRVAALQQEVEWTREKQQLERDVTSYKEKLSRLMALEAELSGATLKLQRLEDDKNRLMREADGRNDEVETLRRALTSLEAESNQLRSDLHAADQNQQGHTQEVTDLQRKLQQAQNKVEDLETSVEKLMRDNQELHRALEEQQERTSRTLQEETHKLQVQNQELQQELAGLQVQSVEVQKLTQEQQNLKTKLNELETARIRAQEQALQADTALSLVQAQHVRELQQLQTDDGYRGQSGLLKARLQQEQRRSQQLEESLRLQTQQSSAQIGMKQDQYEKVMSALQQRTEELETKLKGIRLVLQEKVQQLKDQLAANAKCSARLKDLHAENSQLMAALQVTEQRQKKAEKKNVQLEDKVHALSKLLREIVHVSLAT, encoded by the exons TCGCAGGCGGCTCCAGACGAGCACTCGGCGCGCCGCACGGCGCCGGCTGTCCTCACCGCCACTGTCGGCCAGCGGATCCTCAGCCGGCTGGACGACGGATCGGGATGCAGCAGCCCGGAGGGGGTCGTCGCCCTCTGGGCGGAGGAGGGTATCAAGAACAGCCGGGACATCCTACAG ACTCTGGACTTCTCTCTGGACGAGCGTCTCAGTCTGGCCGACCTGACGCTGGCGCTGGACAACGAGCTGCTGGTCAGTGGCAACGGCATCCACCAGGCGGCGCTCATCTCCtacaagaacgagatccagcACCTGCA ggtgcTGGCCGAGCAGGCCTGCCGGGAGCGAGACAAGGTGAAGGCGGACCTGGAGCTGGCCGACCACAGGAACCTGCAGCTGGTCCGGGAGGTGGACGACCGCCACGCCAGCATGGagacgtccaatcagagccGGATCCG AGACCTGGAGCAGGACTTCCGTGATAGGCTGGTGGCTCAGCGCGGCCAGCTGGAGCAGGAGAGCGACGCCCAGCTGCAGCAGACGGAGAGGGAGCGCCGCacgctggaggcggagctacagCTGATCCGGGCGCGGGAGGGGGAGCTTCAGGACGAGCTCTGCAGCGTCACTCAG GAAAACAGtcgtctggaggaggagctagCGGCCGTGAAGATGAAGCTGAGTGAAGAAGAAGCTTCTGTCAGCAAACTGCAGAGCGACCTCGATCAGCTGCTGCACGACAGG TTCGGCAGCTTGGACCCGGCGGCCGCTGGTCTGAGTCACGAGGAGAGATTCTCTGAAATCATCAAGGAGTACGAGCAGCAGTGTCGG gagctGCGGGACAGAAACGATGAGCTGAGCTCGGAGCTGGAGCTCCTAAAGAGTcacaggagcagcaggaagtcCAGACGATCGACAGGAGACCCCGCCCCCAGCTGGAGCGTCGGTGCCGAGTCGGACTCTG ACGAGTCGGACATGAAGCGCAACTTGTCTCCTCTGGTCAGGAAGAAACTGCAGCCACCAGATAAAACAG CTCTCTGCTCATTGGACAGCGTCTCCGGCCCGGCCGTCAGCATCCAGACTGAACTGGCTctggagcagctggagcagaaacacaaccagGAGCTCCAGCAGCTGCGCATCCAGCTGGACACACAG gtgAACTACTATGAGCGCAGTCTGGAGCGGATGAGACAGAGCATGGAGGTGGAACGTAAAGACATCTCACAGGCCTTCAAG CTGGAGATCagtgagctggaggagcagaaggcTCAGGTGGAGCGGCAGGtgaagcagctgaaggagaCACTGGAAAACCTGCAGGTGTCACCTGGcggaggggggcggagccacgaGGAGGAGCgcag GATGCAGCGGGAGCGCGCGGAGCTTGAGCAGAACTTTGCCAGAGAGATCGGGAATCTGGTCCAGAGGCTGAGCGCCGAGAAGGACCAGCTTGAGGCGGAGCTAAAGCTCAAGATGGACCAGGAAGTGATGCTGGTCAG GGaggaggcacaggcgcagcTCTCCCACATGAAGCAGCAGCACGCCGAAGGCCAGCGccgcctcctccaccagctccaccaGGAGCGCCAGCGGCTGCAGGACCAGAGAGGATTCTGGGAGAAACGACTCGCCCAGTCGGAGCAGGAGAGAGCCGAGGAGGAGCGCTCCAGGATCTCCAGGATGGAGGATCAGCACCAGGAGGAGGTCAAGAAAGTTCTCCAGACCTCCCAGCAgcagatcagccaatcagaggccagcTTGGCGGCGCTGACGGAGCACAGCGCCCGATTGGAGGATGACCTTGACGCGTCTCGCGGGCGCTGCTCGGAGCTGGAAGCCCGGCTGGAGGAGGCCTGctgtcagctggaggagagcaTCTACTTCCTGGAGGCTCACCAGAGGTCGAACGCAGCGGAGGAGGAGCTCCAAGAGGCGAGGACTAGGGAGGAGGAGCTCCTGGGTCAGGTGACCCAGCTGAAGGTGGAGCTGGGAGACCTCCAGGTGGCCGCAGACGGCGTCCTGCAGGACAGGGAGGTGGTGGCCGACAACTGCAGCCGTCTGTCCAACGCCTTCATCCAGCAGCAGGGCCGCCTCCTCGCCGAGGAGCAAACCGTCGCCACACTGAGGTCGCAGCTGGGCGGGCTCCAGGACGCCACAGCGACCGCAGAGGAACGTCTGTCCACGGCGACGGCGGAGCTGGACACGCTGAGGGCGGACCGGGACCGGCTGATCCAGGACCTGAAGGACCAGGCGATGGCGGTGGACACCCTGCAGCTGGAGCTGGACGCCGTCTCAGAGGAGCTGGACCGGCGCCGGAGCGCCGCGGACgccctgcagggggcgctggaggaggagctggaccgGACGTCGCGGCTCCGGACTCGCctggacgaggaagaggaggaagggcgTCGTCTGGGCCAGGAGAACCGGAGCTACGCCCGGCTGGCCGACCAGCTGTCCAATCAGATCGTGGAGATGGAGGGGGAGGCGGCGGCGCTCAGGGAGCACCTGAGGGACGTGAGCCTCCAGCTCAACAGCACCGCTGACCTGGTGCCGGAGCTCCGGCGCCAGCTCAACGCCGAAACCGGCGACGCCCAGCGGTTGACGGCTCAGCTGGAGGCGAAGGAGCGGGAGCTGGAAGCGGCCAATCGGACGCCGCTCCGGTTGACGTCAGCGGCGGAGGAGAACTTCGagcaggagaagaggaggatggcgcagcagctgatggagctgGAGGCGCTGGTCCTGCACCTGGAGGGGGTCACCGACCTGGACGGCCCCCCGAG gatgcagctggaggaggttcAATCGGAGAACGGAGCGCTTCAGGAGCGACTCGGCGTCCTGCAGCAAGAAGTCCAGAACCTGGAAGACGACGTCGCTAAGAAGAG gaggaagctggaggagatggagcgaGAACATGGGCGGAGCCGACAGGAAGAGGAGCGGCTCCACGGGGAG AACGCCCACTACCGCGAGGAGGTTCTGGGCCTGAGCGGCAGGAACCTGCAGCTCAGCAACGACAACGCCGAGCTCAGCGCCCGTCTCCGTGGCGACCAGGAGTCGGTCCGGATGCTGACTGAGCGTCTGGCGTCCGTTACCAAAGAGCAACAGGAGGAGGGATCCGAG GTGCAGCGGATGCGCGTGGCGGCgctgcagcaggaagtggagTGGACGCgggagaagcagcagctggagagAGACGTGACGTCCTACAAGGAAAAG CTGAGTCGTCTGATGgcgctggaggcggagcttagcGGGGCGACCCTGAAGCTGCAGCGTTTGGAGGACGACAAGAACCGACTGATGAGAGAAGCCGACGGCCGGAACGACGAG GTGGAGACGCTGCGGCGGGCGCTGACCTCGCTGGAGGCGGAGTCCAACCAGCTTCGCTCTGACCTCCACGCCGCTGATCAGAACCAACAGGGCCACACCCAGGAAGTGACAGACCTGCAGAGGAAGCTGCAACAGGCCCAGAACAAG GTGGAAGACCTGGAGACCAGCGTGGAGAAGCTGATGAGGGACAATCAGGAGCTCCATCGGgcgctggaggagcagcaggagcggACATCCAGAACCCTGCAGGAGGAGACCCACAAGCTGCAAGTCCAGAACCAGGAGCTCCAACAGGAG CTGGCAGGACTGCAGGTCCAGAGCGTAGAGGTCCAGAAGCTGACCCAGGAGCAGCAGAACCTGAAGACCAAACTAAACGAGCTGGAGACGGCGAGGATCCGGGCTCAGGAGCAG gcgCTCCAGGCCGACACGGCGCTCAGCCTGGTGCAGGCGCAGCACGTCagggagctgcagcagctgcagacagACGACGGCTACAGGGGGCAGTCGGGGCTGCTGAAGGCCCGCCTCCAGCAGGAGCAGAGGCGGAGccaacagctggaggagagccTGAGGCTCCAGACCCAGCAGAGCAGCGCCCAGATCGGCATGAAGCAg gacCAGTACGAGAAGGTGATGTCGGCCCTGCAGCAGCGGACGGAGGAGCTGGAGACCAAACTGAAGGGGATCCGTCTGGTCCTGCAGGAGAAGGTCCAGCAGCTCAAAGATCAG CTGGCGGCGAACGCCAAGTGCAGCGCGAGGCTGAAGGATCTTCACGCGGAGAACTCCCAGCTGATGGCAGCGCTGCAGGTCACCGAGCAGCGGCAGAAGAAAGCTGAGAAGAAGAACGTCCAGCTGGAGGACAAAGTCCACGCCCTCAGCAAACTGCTGAGAGAGATCGTCCACGTGTCGCTCGCCACCTAG